The following are from one region of the Magallana gigas chromosome 4, xbMagGiga1.1, whole genome shotgun sequence genome:
- the LOC105335452 gene encoding zinc finger CCCH domain-containing protein 13 isoform X6 has product MNYGLLNFKAQSGKPGIFFTNEQSRKTAKKVDYKTRKQPFELRHHPKNYDRVEPEVDNVLKPLPDDKQQEPEKPKKPVKNFIQKNREKIVRGKKGKDDDKNGTVTLTQDQLNAILASVGKVATGEEDELKISFDSKHHEVLIESPRRKDYDDETEKHHRDRSEKENGHSKSRKDRRKKEDDSIYALMGGDSTNRSKKDREKRVERDSSDERDYRHRRSRDSSRERDRRSDHDQSEERNHRRNKKTREDSEDRDHSRERYKRSHNRDRNHGRERDRNPSFDPDYDRKKKQEDSTDRILKDLRLKAESQLQKSRESDKFREAKVKDSETRDSKKSEPSTNHLSPDPNIDPVSPRELAGIPVTLPWKHMTKAERRRLMIAREKVIAEAEKKKEEDGKSRWREMVKEETEKLQTTKKRESRRRSPSYSPPRSRDGSRDRRRSGSRDRRERSRDRRHDRRSPSYERNGSRSRDRRRRSHSDDRRDSRSRERRHHRDSHSRERRSSREKSRDDSADRSRHRSHRRSPSPPTRQEDKISSTSVATGASTRPPTNMTLAEKKKLQWDRERAESQVGYTPWGRPGAGAPLRSKSGKLAADYRARQVVNKENYPDTINEELDTINQNSSQNASEATKTRRERKESQREEIQRNEQLAPSQSNRNVPAAMRSSFVFGQIAPDSDRFENTKEQERQQWLKDLERQREEKREQQIKDYENTLKGTNTWADKFSNDYRPARLPEQPPESVRRDDVGGGVEAARISSAPVNVGQSQDDDDEDKTYIRGQNVYMDPVTKKELEDKRLRQLEHQKAVMEQVQEKQRQKQLERERKMAEDAEEERKLQAERDRLQRQFEVDQSKLKVREMKRQEEVERLKAAMDEAHEKAMREKYSRKMQHLEQGGHDTTQLKAHLAAVLGGESTEREAPTNRQGHETLRNTQSIAKITPRGGEFRDPRGDPTHIVPSQVPGLDLELSPRLLGPPTAQYTQKDSYHEPHYTENRVLTPNKYRHHGHTAEFGTQTGMKVGDEVDTDRDEGPGVPIETKREVTDAGIMYKFVNNKRVRVKSAPKEELQKNREPPENPKKRKAEKNKGKKLWNYQNKALKKPVKQSERDPLYEKKKEESRIRRQHREQQLREMVEKNRDIIPTERHTRTPGHSRDHSPVSDGGRTPRSTMKEYSAYSVRRAKSHSPDRSESRTATRTIERAESPINRKSPVSHHSISPAPSGRRSPPIPALRYRGSDRNSNYLPIDYDPVGLGTRIVSKYNDTDPLEIPVGNSQFVAYHRTVDILDPAKATSPMPLSREATQVANARKAYIKGMKPGNYGNRVDNYQDRMRMPNEQRRKDPILDPSLVTDHPTQRQDAILQQLSTMRENLMQRQRELETFSPTDLE; this is encoded by the exons ATGAATTACGG gTTGTTAAACTTCAAGGCTCAAAGCGGCAAACctggaatattttttacaaatg AACAATCTAGGAAAACAGCTAAGAAG GTTGATTATAAAACAAGGAAACAGCCATTTGAACTGCGCCACCATCCCAAGAATTATGACCGAGTAGAACCAGAAGTGGACAACGTCCTCAAACCTCTCCCTGACGATAAACAACAGGAACCGGAGAAGCCGAAAAAGCCCGTCAAAAACTTCATTCAGAAGAACCGAGAAAAAATCGTCAGAGGCAAGAAGGGAAAGGACGATGATAAGAATGGGACAGTGACCTTGACCCAGGATCAGCTCAATGCCATCTTGGCGTCAGTCGGGAAGGTTGCGACAGGGGAGGAGGACGAACTGAAGATATCTTTTG attCAAAGCATCATGAAGTGTTGATAGAATCGCCAAGGAGGAAGGATTATGACGACGAAACAGAAAAACACCACAGAGATCGCTCAGAGAAAGAAAACGGTCATTCCAAGTCCCGCAAAGACCGCCGAAAGAAGGAGGATGACAGTATTTATGCTCTGATGGGAGGAGATTCAACCAATAGATCCAAGAAAGACAG AGAGAAGAGAGTAGAGCGAGATTCCTCAGATGAACGAGATTACCGTCACAGAAGGTCTCGAGATAGCTCACGAGAACG AGATAGAAGAAGTGATCACGACCAATCAGAGGAAAGAAATCATCGACGAAACAAAAAAACAAGGGAAGACTCCGAGGACAGGGACCACTCTCGAGAAAGGTACAAACGCTCACACAACAGAGATCGTAATCATGGTCGCGAGCGGGACCGAAATCCCAGCTTCGACCCTGATTACGATCGTAAAAAGAAACAGGAAGACTCTACAGACAGAATTCTCAAGGACTTGCGCCTCAAGGCAGAGTCTCAGCTACAAAAGAGCCGTGAGAGTGACAAATTCAGGGAGGCGAAGGTCAAAGACAGTGAAACGAGGGACTCTAAAAAGTCTGAGCCCTCCACCAACCACCTCTCCCCTGACCCTAACATTGATCCTGTCTCACCACGAGAACTGGCTGGTATTCCAGTGACCTTGCCGTGGAAGCACATGACTAAGGCGGAGCGCAGGAGGTTAATGATTGCCAGGGAGAAGGTTATTGCAGAGGCAGAAAA GAAAAAGGAGGAGGATGGAAAATCAAGATGGAGAGAAATGGTGAAGGAAGAAACAGAGAAGTTACAGACAACAAAGAAAAGGGAAAGCAGACGCCGTAGTCCAAGCTACTCCCCTCCCAGATCTAGGGATGGTTCCCGAGATAGAAGGCGTAGTGGATCTCGAGATCGAAGAGAAAGGTCAAGGGACAGACGACATGACAGGAGATCTCCATCTTATGAAAGAAATGGGTCAAGGTCAAGAGACAGACGACGTAGGTCACACTCTGATGATCGCAGGGATTCACGCTCAAGGGAGAGGAGACATCATAGGGACTCGCACTCGAGAGAGAGGAGAAGCTCAAGGGAGAAGTCTCGAGATGACTCGGCTGACAGGTCAAGACACAGGTCACACAGAAGGTCACCTTCTCCGCCGACTCGACAGGAAGACAAGATCAGCAGTACCAGCGTCGCAACAGGTGCTAGCACACGGCCGCCAACTAATATGACACTAGCAGAGAAAAAGAAGCTGCAGTGGGATAGAGAAAGAG CTGAGTCACAGGTAGGATACACTCCGTGGGGAAGGCCCGGTGCAGGAGCACCCCTGAGGTCAAAGTCCGGGAAACTAGCAGCGGACTACAGAGCTAGACAG GTGGTCAACAAG GAAAATTATCCAGATACAATTAATGAAGAATTGGACACCATCAATCAAAATAGTTCCCAGAATGCATCTGAGGCCACCAAAACAAGACGGGAGAGAAAAGAGAGTCAGAGGGAGGAGATCCAGAGGAATGAACAGCTCGCTCCAAGTCAGTCCAATCGTAATGTCCCAGCAGCCATGAGAAGTTCTTTCGTTTTCGGG CAAATTGCTCCAGATTCTGATAGATTTGAGAATACTAAAGAACAGGAGCGCCAACAATGGCTGAAAGATCTTG AAAGGCAAAGAGAGGAAAAGCGTGAACAACAGATCAAAGACTACGAGAACACGTTGAAGGGGACCAACACCTGGGCGGACAAGTTCAGCAATGATTACAGACCTGCCCGGCTACCCGAGCAGCCCCCAGAGTCCGTCCGCCGGGATGATGTGGGGGGCGGGGTGGAGGCGGCCCGTATCAGCAGTGCCCCGGTCAATGTGGGACAGTCACAGGACGACGACGACGAAGACAA AACTTACATCCGCGGCCAGAATGTTTACATGGATCCAGTCACAAAGAAAGAGTTGGAGGACAAGAGACTGAGGCAGTTAGAGCATCAG AAAGCTGTAATGGAGCAGGTTCAAGAGaaacaaagacaaaaacaaCTGGAGCGTGAACGCAAGATGGCAGAGGATGCTGAGGAGGAGCGCAAGCTTCAGGCGGAGCGTGACCGCCTCCAGAGACAGTTTGAAGTGGACCAGAGCAAGCTCAAAGTCAGAGAG ATGAAGAGACAGGAAGAGGTAGAGAGGCTGAAGGCGGCCATGGATGAGGCGCATGAGAAGGCCATGAGGGAGAAATACTCACGCAAAATGCAGCACCTGGAGCAGGGCGGCCATGACACCACCCAACTGAAGGCCCACCTGGCAG CTGTTCTGGGTGGAGAATCTACAGAGAGAG AGGCTCCAACAAATCGGCAAGGTCATGAGACACTACGGAATACACAATCTATAG CAAAAATCACTCCAAGAGGGGGCGAATTTAGAGACCCAAGAGGAGACCCGACCCATATCGTACCCTCTCAGGTCCCCGGCTTAGACCTAGAGTTGTCCCCCCGCCTGTTGGGACCCCCAACGGCTCAGTATACACAGAAGGACTCGTACCATGAACCTCACTACACAGAGAACCGGGTGCTGACCCCCAACAAGTACAGGCACCACGGCCACACTGCAGAGTTCGGCACTCAAACTGGTATGAAAGTTGGTGATGAGGTGGACACTGACAGAGATG AGGGGCCTGGGGTTCCCATAGAAACCAAGAGGGAGGTCACAGACGCGGGCATAATGTACAAGTTTGTAAACAACAAAAGAGTCAGAGTCAAGAGTGCTCCCAAAGAGGAGCTACAGAAAAACCGGGAACCGCCGGAAAATCCAAAGAAGAGAAAGGCCGAGAAAAACAAAGGGAAGAAACTCTGGAACTACCAGAACAAGGCACTGAAAAAGCCCGTAAAGCAGTCGGAGAGAGACCCACTGTATGAGAAGAAGAAAGAGGAGAGTAGGATTCGTCGACAACATCGGGAACAGCAACTAAGGGAAATGGTGGAGAAAAATCGGGACATTATACCCACGGAGAGGCACACCAGGACCCCGGGACACTCCCGAGATCACTCCCCCGTGTCTGATGGAGGCCGCACACCACGGAGCACAATGAAAGAATACAGTGCTTACAGTGTGAGGAGGGCCAAGTCCCACTCACCCGACAGGAGTGAATCTAGAACAGCCACTAGAACAATCGAAAGGGCAGAGTCCCCCATAAACAGGAAGTCCCCTGTCAGCCATCATTCAATCTCCCCTGCACCCTCAGGGAGAAGATCTCCGCCTATTCCCGCACTGAGGTATAGGGGCTCTGACAGGAATTCCAACTATTTGCCCATAGACTATGATCCAGTGGGATTGGGAACTAGAATAGTGAGCAAGTATAACGATACTGATCCACTAGAAATCCCAGTGGGTAACAGTCAGTTTGTGGCATATCACAGAACGGTCGATATTCTGGACCCTGCAAAGGCCACCTCTCCCATGCCTCTCTCTCGAGAGGCAACCCAAGTGGCCAATGCAAGAAAAGCTTACATCAAGGGCATGAAGCCTGGTAACTATGGCAACAGGGTAGACAACTACCAGGACAGGATGAGGATGCCTAACGAACAGAGGCGAAAA GACCCCATCCTGGATCCCTCACTAGTCACAGATCATCCAACCCAGAGGCAGGATGCCATTTTACAACAACTCTCAACAATGAGGGAG aaCTTAATGCAGAGACAGCGAGAACTCGAGACCTTCTCCCCTACAGATCTGGAATAG
- the LOC105335452 gene encoding zinc finger CCCH domain-containing protein 13 isoform X3: MNYGLLNFKAQSGKPGIFFTNEQSRKTAKKVSSKPVDYKTRKQPFELRHHPKNYDRVEPEVDNVLKPLPDDKQQEPEKPKKPVKNFIQKNREKIVRGKKGKDDDKNGTVTLTQDQLNAILASVGKVATGEEDELKISFDSKHHEVLIESPRRKDYDDETEKHHRDRSEKENGHSKSRKDRRKKEDDSIYALMGGDSTNRSKKDREKRVERDSSDERDYRHRRSRDSSRERDRRSDHDQSEERNHRRNKKTREDSEDRDHSRERYKRSHNRDRNHGRERDRNPSFDPDYDRKKKQEDSTDRILKDLRLKAESQLQKSRESDKFREAKVKDSETRDSKKSEPSTNHLSPDPNIDPVSPRELAGIPVTLPWKHMTKAERRRLMIAREKVIAEAEKKKEEDGKSRWREMVKEETEKLQTTKKRESRRRSPSYSPPRSRDGSRDRRRSGSRDRRERSRDRRHDRRSPSYERNGSRSRDRRRRSHSDDRRDSRSRERRHHRDSHSRERRSSREKSRDDSADRSRHRSHRRSPSPPTRQEDKISSTSVATGASTRPPTNMTLAEKKKLQWDRERAESQVGYTPWGRPGAGAPLRSKSGKLAADYRARQVVNKENYPDTINEELDTINQNSSQNASEATKTRRERKESQREEIQRNEQLAPSQSNRNVPAAMRSSFVFGQIAPDSDRFENTKEQERQQWLKDLERQREEKREQQIKDYENTLKGTNTWADKFSNDYRPARLPEQPPESVRRDDVGGGVEAARISSAPVNVGQSQDDDDEDKTYIRGQNVYMDPVTKKELEDKRLRQLEHQKAVMEQVQEKQRQKQLERERKMAEDAEEERKLQAERDRLQRQFEVDQSKLKVREMKRQEEVERLKAAMDEAHEKAMREKYSRKMQHLEQGGHDTTQLKAHLAAVLGGESTEREAPTNRQGHETLRNTQSIAKITPRGGEFRDPRGDPTHIVPSQVPGLDLELSPRLLGPPTAQYTQKDSYHEPHYTENRVLTPNKYRHHGHTAEFGTQTGMKVGDEVDTDRDEGPGVPIETKREVTDAGIMYKFVNNKRVRVKSAPKEELQKNREPPENPKKRKAEKNKGKKLWNYQNKALKKPVKQSERDPLYEKKKEESRIRRQHREQQLREMVEKNRDIIPTERHTRTPGHSRDHSPVSDGGRTPRSTMKEYSAYSVRRAKSHSPDRSESRTATRTIERAESPINRKSPVSHHSISPAPSGRRSPPIPALRYRGSDRNSNYLPIDYDPVGLGTRIVSKYNDTDPLEIPVGNSQFVAYHRTVDILDPAKATSPMPLSREATQVANARKAYIKGMKPGNYGNRVDNYQDRMRMPNEQRRKDPILDPSLVTDHPTQRQDAILQQLSTMRENLMQRQRELETFSPTDLE, from the exons ATGAATTACGG gTTGTTAAACTTCAAGGCTCAAAGCGGCAAACctggaatattttttacaaatg AACAATCTAGGAAAACAGCTAAGAAG GTCTCATCCAAACCA GTTGATTATAAAACAAGGAAACAGCCATTTGAACTGCGCCACCATCCCAAGAATTATGACCGAGTAGAACCAGAAGTGGACAACGTCCTCAAACCTCTCCCTGACGATAAACAACAGGAACCGGAGAAGCCGAAAAAGCCCGTCAAAAACTTCATTCAGAAGAACCGAGAAAAAATCGTCAGAGGCAAGAAGGGAAAGGACGATGATAAGAATGGGACAGTGACCTTGACCCAGGATCAGCTCAATGCCATCTTGGCGTCAGTCGGGAAGGTTGCGACAGGGGAGGAGGACGAACTGAAGATATCTTTTG attCAAAGCATCATGAAGTGTTGATAGAATCGCCAAGGAGGAAGGATTATGACGACGAAACAGAAAAACACCACAGAGATCGCTCAGAGAAAGAAAACGGTCATTCCAAGTCCCGCAAAGACCGCCGAAAGAAGGAGGATGACAGTATTTATGCTCTGATGGGAGGAGATTCAACCAATAGATCCAAGAAAGACAG AGAGAAGAGAGTAGAGCGAGATTCCTCAGATGAACGAGATTACCGTCACAGAAGGTCTCGAGATAGCTCACGAGAACG AGATAGAAGAAGTGATCACGACCAATCAGAGGAAAGAAATCATCGACGAAACAAAAAAACAAGGGAAGACTCCGAGGACAGGGACCACTCTCGAGAAAGGTACAAACGCTCACACAACAGAGATCGTAATCATGGTCGCGAGCGGGACCGAAATCCCAGCTTCGACCCTGATTACGATCGTAAAAAGAAACAGGAAGACTCTACAGACAGAATTCTCAAGGACTTGCGCCTCAAGGCAGAGTCTCAGCTACAAAAGAGCCGTGAGAGTGACAAATTCAGGGAGGCGAAGGTCAAAGACAGTGAAACGAGGGACTCTAAAAAGTCTGAGCCCTCCACCAACCACCTCTCCCCTGACCCTAACATTGATCCTGTCTCACCACGAGAACTGGCTGGTATTCCAGTGACCTTGCCGTGGAAGCACATGACTAAGGCGGAGCGCAGGAGGTTAATGATTGCCAGGGAGAAGGTTATTGCAGAGGCAGAAAA GAAAAAGGAGGAGGATGGAAAATCAAGATGGAGAGAAATGGTGAAGGAAGAAACAGAGAAGTTACAGACAACAAAGAAAAGGGAAAGCAGACGCCGTAGTCCAAGCTACTCCCCTCCCAGATCTAGGGATGGTTCCCGAGATAGAAGGCGTAGTGGATCTCGAGATCGAAGAGAAAGGTCAAGGGACAGACGACATGACAGGAGATCTCCATCTTATGAAAGAAATGGGTCAAGGTCAAGAGACAGACGACGTAGGTCACACTCTGATGATCGCAGGGATTCACGCTCAAGGGAGAGGAGACATCATAGGGACTCGCACTCGAGAGAGAGGAGAAGCTCAAGGGAGAAGTCTCGAGATGACTCGGCTGACAGGTCAAGACACAGGTCACACAGAAGGTCACCTTCTCCGCCGACTCGACAGGAAGACAAGATCAGCAGTACCAGCGTCGCAACAGGTGCTAGCACACGGCCGCCAACTAATATGACACTAGCAGAGAAAAAGAAGCTGCAGTGGGATAGAGAAAGAG CTGAGTCACAGGTAGGATACACTCCGTGGGGAAGGCCCGGTGCAGGAGCACCCCTGAGGTCAAAGTCCGGGAAACTAGCAGCGGACTACAGAGCTAGACAG GTGGTCAACAAG GAAAATTATCCAGATACAATTAATGAAGAATTGGACACCATCAATCAAAATAGTTCCCAGAATGCATCTGAGGCCACCAAAACAAGACGGGAGAGAAAAGAGAGTCAGAGGGAGGAGATCCAGAGGAATGAACAGCTCGCTCCAAGTCAGTCCAATCGTAATGTCCCAGCAGCCATGAGAAGTTCTTTCGTTTTCGGG CAAATTGCTCCAGATTCTGATAGATTTGAGAATACTAAAGAACAGGAGCGCCAACAATGGCTGAAAGATCTTG AAAGGCAAAGAGAGGAAAAGCGTGAACAACAGATCAAAGACTACGAGAACACGTTGAAGGGGACCAACACCTGGGCGGACAAGTTCAGCAATGATTACAGACCTGCCCGGCTACCCGAGCAGCCCCCAGAGTCCGTCCGCCGGGATGATGTGGGGGGCGGGGTGGAGGCGGCCCGTATCAGCAGTGCCCCGGTCAATGTGGGACAGTCACAGGACGACGACGACGAAGACAA AACTTACATCCGCGGCCAGAATGTTTACATGGATCCAGTCACAAAGAAAGAGTTGGAGGACAAGAGACTGAGGCAGTTAGAGCATCAG AAAGCTGTAATGGAGCAGGTTCAAGAGaaacaaagacaaaaacaaCTGGAGCGTGAACGCAAGATGGCAGAGGATGCTGAGGAGGAGCGCAAGCTTCAGGCGGAGCGTGACCGCCTCCAGAGACAGTTTGAAGTGGACCAGAGCAAGCTCAAAGTCAGAGAG ATGAAGAGACAGGAAGAGGTAGAGAGGCTGAAGGCGGCCATGGATGAGGCGCATGAGAAGGCCATGAGGGAGAAATACTCACGCAAAATGCAGCACCTGGAGCAGGGCGGCCATGACACCACCCAACTGAAGGCCCACCTGGCAG CTGTTCTGGGTGGAGAATCTACAGAGAGAG AGGCTCCAACAAATCGGCAAGGTCATGAGACACTACGGAATACACAATCTATAG CAAAAATCACTCCAAGAGGGGGCGAATTTAGAGACCCAAGAGGAGACCCGACCCATATCGTACCCTCTCAGGTCCCCGGCTTAGACCTAGAGTTGTCCCCCCGCCTGTTGGGACCCCCAACGGCTCAGTATACACAGAAGGACTCGTACCATGAACCTCACTACACAGAGAACCGGGTGCTGACCCCCAACAAGTACAGGCACCACGGCCACACTGCAGAGTTCGGCACTCAAACTGGTATGAAAGTTGGTGATGAGGTGGACACTGACAGAGATG AGGGGCCTGGGGTTCCCATAGAAACCAAGAGGGAGGTCACAGACGCGGGCATAATGTACAAGTTTGTAAACAACAAAAGAGTCAGAGTCAAGAGTGCTCCCAAAGAGGAGCTACAGAAAAACCGGGAACCGCCGGAAAATCCAAAGAAGAGAAAGGCCGAGAAAAACAAAGGGAAGAAACTCTGGAACTACCAGAACAAGGCACTGAAAAAGCCCGTAAAGCAGTCGGAGAGAGACCCACTGTATGAGAAGAAGAAAGAGGAGAGTAGGATTCGTCGACAACATCGGGAACAGCAACTAAGGGAAATGGTGGAGAAAAATCGGGACATTATACCCACGGAGAGGCACACCAGGACCCCGGGACACTCCCGAGATCACTCCCCCGTGTCTGATGGAGGCCGCACACCACGGAGCACAATGAAAGAATACAGTGCTTACAGTGTGAGGAGGGCCAAGTCCCACTCACCCGACAGGAGTGAATCTAGAACAGCCACTAGAACAATCGAAAGGGCAGAGTCCCCCATAAACAGGAAGTCCCCTGTCAGCCATCATTCAATCTCCCCTGCACCCTCAGGGAGAAGATCTCCGCCTATTCCCGCACTGAGGTATAGGGGCTCTGACAGGAATTCCAACTATTTGCCCATAGACTATGATCCAGTGGGATTGGGAACTAGAATAGTGAGCAAGTATAACGATACTGATCCACTAGAAATCCCAGTGGGTAACAGTCAGTTTGTGGCATATCACAGAACGGTCGATATTCTGGACCCTGCAAAGGCCACCTCTCCCATGCCTCTCTCTCGAGAGGCAACCCAAGTGGCCAATGCAAGAAAAGCTTACATCAAGGGCATGAAGCCTGGTAACTATGGCAACAGGGTAGACAACTACCAGGACAGGATGAGGATGCCTAACGAACAGAGGCGAAAA GACCCCATCCTGGATCCCTCACTAGTCACAGATCATCCAACCCAGAGGCAGGATGCCATTTTACAACAACTCTCAACAATGAGGGAG aaCTTAATGCAGAGACAGCGAGAACTCGAGACCTTCTCCCCTACAGATCTGGAATAG